A region of uncultured Carboxylicivirga sp. DNA encodes the following proteins:
- a CDS encoding glycoside hydrolase family 43 protein, producing the protein MKKNFTFYILIDVFIAIVFFTSCKSFTKEKIPHFNANDKVAHFDYFTYKGNDRFFNENKLPGNDYYYNPILPGWYSDPSICTNGSDFFMVTSTFSFFPGVPIFHSTDLVNWKQIGHVLDRPEQLPLSGQKTSEGIFAPAISYNPHNQTWYMITTNIKKGNFFVKTKDPFSSWSDPIWLPNVQGIDPSFFFDDDGNAYILNNDVPDGGSTYEGHRSIRIIRFDTEKDETYGPSVMLVNGGVNLNEKPIWIEGPHIYKINRKYYLMCAEGGTSINHREVIFRADSPMGEFIPWDRNPILTQLHLDSDRPTPITCAGHADLVRKDNGQWWSVFLACRPINNKFENLGRETFLLPVRWSEDGFPYITKDDEVIPRIIQMEGVVRDTNVTFGNFEKTDLFEETQLGMEWMTLRGPAKELYSLTENQGFLTLQTVDVASNELKEPAFVCRRLQHHEFECSTRMYFQPQSDNETAGILMYKDEEHQYQFVVTKVKDRKHIQLRKVTRDGIDVLGSRELRSNDQCFDLKVISDGTHFSFQYALGDSKWQTLITDIDAYYLSTSQSFGFTGTTIGLYATSK; encoded by the coding sequence ATGAAGAAGAATTTTACTTTTTATATTTTAATAGATGTCTTTATTGCAATTGTTTTTTTTACCTCATGTAAATCATTTACGAAAGAAAAGATTCCCCATTTTAATGCGAACGATAAGGTAGCGCACTTTGATTATTTTACTTATAAAGGAAATGATCGATTTTTTAATGAAAATAAGCTGCCTGGAAACGATTATTATTATAATCCCATTTTACCTGGTTGGTATTCCGATCCGAGTATTTGCACAAATGGATCTGATTTTTTTATGGTTACATCAACCTTCTCCTTTTTTCCGGGTGTTCCAATATTCCATAGTACAGATTTAGTAAACTGGAAACAGATTGGTCATGTACTCGACAGGCCAGAACAATTACCCTTGAGCGGACAAAAAACCAGTGAGGGTATTTTTGCACCTGCCATCAGTTATAATCCACATAACCAGACGTGGTATATGATAACCACCAATATTAAAAAGGGAAATTTCTTTGTAAAAACAAAAGATCCCTTTAGTTCCTGGTCTGATCCAATATGGTTACCGAATGTACAAGGTATTGATCCATCATTCTTTTTTGACGATGATGGAAATGCTTACATCTTAAATAATGATGTGCCGGATGGAGGTTCGACATATGAAGGTCATCGGTCAATCAGAATCATTCGTTTTGATACGGAGAAAGATGAAACCTATGGTCCAAGTGTAATGCTTGTAAATGGAGGGGTAAATCTTAACGAGAAACCCATTTGGATTGAGGGGCCACATATCTATAAAATAAACAGAAAATACTATTTGATGTGTGCTGAAGGTGGAACTTCGATTAATCATCGCGAAGTTATTTTCAGGGCCGATTCTCCAATGGGCGAGTTTATTCCTTGGGACAGAAATCCGATTCTAACCCAACTGCATCTGGATTCAGATAGGCCAACTCCTATTACTTGTGCTGGTCATGCTGACTTAGTCAGGAAAGATAATGGTCAATGGTGGTCTGTTTTTCTAGCCTGTCGCCCCATCAATAATAAATTCGAAAATCTTGGACGTGAAACATTTTTATTACCGGTTAGATGGAGTGAAGATGGTTTTCCGTATATAACCAAGGATGATGAAGTTATTCCGCGAATCATTCAAATGGAAGGAGTTGTTAGGGATACAAATGTGACTTTCGGAAACTTTGAAAAAACAGATCTATTTGAGGAGACACAACTGGGAATGGAATGGATGACTTTACGTGGTCCTGCTAAAGAACTTTATTCATTAACAGAAAATCAGGGTTTTTTAACGCTTCAGACAGTTGATGTGGCTTCCAATGAGTTGAAGGAACCTGCTTTTGTATGTCGACGCTTGCAGCATCATGAATTCGAATGTTCTACGCGAATGTACTTTCAGCCACAATCGGACAATGAAACAGCCGGGATATTAATGTATAAAGATGAAGAGCATCAATATCAATTTGTGGTAACAAAAGTGAAAGATCGAAAACATATCCAGTTAAGGAAAGTTACCCGGGATGGTATTGATGTGTTGGGATCGAGAGAATTAAGAAGTAATGATCAATGCTTTGATTTGAAGGTTATTTCAGATGGTACTCATTTTAGTTTTCAATATGCTTTGGGTGATTCAAAGTGGCAAACGTTAATTACAGATATTGATGCATACTACTTATCAACCTCACAATCATTTGGATTTACAGGTACCACAATTGGGTTATATGCCACTAGTAAATAG
- a CDS encoding family 43 glycosylhydrolase produces MKKSTFILLVFLQFFTTIQNTLAWDGMATPKLHVDGRYLKDVHGNIVNLHGVAITPSPWFNGGSYGDWRWNNYDVNGCLAYNKSVMDCLTNTTDNWFLSYVRLHIDPYWSNTPGVPTTGENDISAFDFNRFKKYLDEVIVPLCNHAKSRGLYIILRPPGVCPEVIEIDGEYHHYLIQIWDYISQHSYFKNADHVMFELANEPIKIIDTNGQVGSNSQSYFDALKIFFQEIVNLVRSNGSDNILWIPGTGYQSQYKGYALNPIEGKNIGYAVHVYPGYWGGLNDYTYFQQQWDENVKPVANFAPIAVTEIDWTPDGNGSWGEGTTGVEGGSGFGANFKKIVGGSGNVSWNLLMPENLIYKGEPSNWTLAYNANPEACALPCFEWFQEYADTDYPCPDFTNVSSSDNGDGTYTNPVIFADFPDPDVIRVDDVYYMVSTTMHIFPGATILKSFDLVNWEYCSNPLKKIESTDCYNLNGCDRYGHGQWASSLKFHDGIYYLLFTTLDEGSYLLTSSDPEGSWQVQKLNATFYDPGLFFDDNGKTYVAYGIDNIKIAELDSDFNIVNGSDRVVFTYTLKQGLEGSHMYKKDGYYFIYATYGGYPAYQVALRATDIYGTYEEKLLLDDNNIHQGALIETQSGEWWTLLFYDRGALGRMPNLQPVNWVDNWPEIGVNGKGVTTYTKPNLGREYPKTFLPTNDSFRNYQLSPQWGWNHNPDDSKWSLTENPGCLRLYTASITDDLAKAKNSLTQRIFSYHHTPIPTYGTMKMNIGNMQEGDIAGLAVFQDPYAYIGVKYENGKKVLVQYNNGTIIEGQTLSTESIFLRAKVNYSTSKASFYFSIDNQTYTLFGSEMDMQFNLSVFTGNKFCLFNYATDQLGGFVDIDWFSTEQLFSEDTFYNTSFNGYSEAELTLVDLIVDGGDIELLTGTMSSFSVLAVYASGRTEDVTLSATYKNTNPELIKVINGNIIANAEGNATITVDYKGELGDPISTDFVVQSTYFPLSEGLFDPSIWETGLYDEMTQTLQTGQYGFGGWRYNNGIDVSAYKYLVVKLASPGGCGASFRLFDNNNYWSDPASYSLSNETQLVVTLDNMYNSSNVEIVPDHLYIIGFWSYGSCSIKIEEIYLTNNDDFTNTGVNEGKINSCDPFEIVNVFSLTGVKVKSDVIRKEALHGLPLGIYIVGDEKVMKAHHYYQKDN; encoded by the coding sequence ATGAAAAAATCTACTTTTATACTTTTAGTATTCTTACAATTTTTTACAACTATTCAAAATACTCTGGCCTGGGATGGCATGGCTACACCCAAGCTTCATGTAGATGGACGATATCTGAAAGATGTGCATGGTAACATAGTCAATTTACATGGGGTTGCCATTACTCCAAGTCCATGGTTTAATGGTGGATCTTATGGTGATTGGCGATGGAACAATTATGATGTAAATGGTTGTTTGGCTTACAATAAAAGTGTGATGGATTGCCTGACCAATACGACTGATAATTGGTTTTTAAGTTATGTGAGATTGCATATTGATCCATACTGGTCAAATACTCCGGGAGTACCTACAACAGGAGAGAATGATATTTCGGCTTTTGATTTTAATCGTTTTAAAAAATACCTTGATGAGGTAATTGTTCCTCTTTGTAATCATGCCAAATCAAGAGGACTCTATATCATTTTACGTCCGCCGGGAGTTTGCCCTGAGGTAATTGAGATTGATGGGGAGTATCATCACTATTTGATTCAGATATGGGATTATATTTCACAACATAGTTATTTTAAAAATGCGGATCATGTGATGTTTGAATTGGCCAACGAACCGATTAAAATTATAGATACGAATGGTCAGGTAGGAAGTAATAGTCAATCATATTTCGATGCTCTGAAAATATTTTTTCAGGAAATTGTGAATTTGGTGAGATCAAATGGATCAGATAATATTTTATGGATTCCGGGAACAGGTTATCAATCACAATACAAAGGGTATGCGTTAAATCCAATAGAAGGTAAAAACATTGGTTATGCGGTACACGTCTATCCGGGGTATTGGGGTGGTTTAAATGACTATACTTATTTTCAGCAGCAATGGGATGAGAATGTTAAACCGGTTGCTAATTTTGCTCCGATTGCAGTAACAGAAATTGACTGGACTCCGGATGGAAATGGTAGTTGGGGAGAAGGAACGACCGGAGTTGAGGGAGGAAGTGGTTTTGGTGCTAATTTTAAAAAAATTGTTGGTGGAAGCGGAAATGTGAGCTGGAATTTATTAATGCCGGAAAACCTCATTTATAAAGGAGAACCTTCTAATTGGACATTGGCTTATAATGCCAACCCTGAAGCTTGTGCATTACCTTGTTTCGAATGGTTTCAGGAATATGCCGATACGGATTACCCTTGTCCTGATTTTACAAACGTATCATCATCGGATAATGGAGATGGTACTTACACCAATCCTGTTATTTTTGCCGATTTTCCTGATCCTGATGTAATAAGGGTTGATGATGTTTACTATATGGTGTCAACCACCATGCACATCTTTCCGGGAGCTACAATCTTAAAATCATTTGATTTGGTTAACTGGGAGTATTGCAGTAACCCTTTAAAAAAGATTGAATCAACCGATTGTTATAATCTTAACGGTTGCGATAGATATGGACATGGTCAATGGGCTTCCAGTTTAAAATTTCACGATGGTATTTATTATTTACTCTTTACAACTTTAGATGAGGGTAGCTATTTATTAACAAGTTCCGATCCGGAAGGTAGCTGGCAGGTTCAAAAGTTGAATGCTACTTTTTACGATCCAGGACTCTTTTTTGATGATAATGGAAAAACTTATGTCGCATATGGAATTGATAACATTAAGATTGCTGAATTAGATTCTGATTTTAACATAGTAAATGGTTCTGACAGGGTTGTATTTACCTATACTTTAAAACAAGGGCTTGAGGGAAGTCATATGTATAAGAAAGACGGATATTACTTTATTTATGCAACTTATGGAGGATATCCCGCTTATCAGGTAGCTTTAAGAGCAACCGACATTTATGGCACCTATGAAGAAAAGTTATTGTTAGATGATAATAATATTCATCAGGGAGCATTAATTGAAACACAGTCGGGAGAATGGTGGACATTACTTTTTTATGATCGTGGAGCTTTGGGACGAATGCCCAATCTGCAGCCGGTCAACTGGGTTGATAACTGGCCTGAGATTGGTGTAAATGGAAAAGGAGTAACAACATATACTAAACCAAATTTAGGAAGAGAATACCCAAAAACTTTTTTGCCAACGAACGACAGCTTCAGAAATTACCAATTAAGTCCTCAGTGGGGATGGAATCATAATCCGGACGATTCTAAATGGTCGTTAACTGAAAATCCTGGTTGTTTGAGACTATATACAGCAAGTATAACTGATGACTTAGCCAAGGCTAAAAACTCCTTGACACAAAGAATTTTTAGCTACCATCATACCCCGATTCCCACTTATGGTACCATGAAAATGAATATCGGAAATATGCAGGAGGGTGATATTGCCGGCTTGGCAGTATTTCAGGATCCGTATGCCTATATTGGTGTAAAATATGAAAATGGAAAGAAAGTATTAGTGCAGTATAACAATGGTACTATAATCGAAGGACAAACCTTATCAACAGAAAGTATCTTTTTGCGTGCAAAAGTTAACTATTCAACCAGTAAAGCTAGTTTTTATTTCAGTATTGATAATCAAACCTACACATTGTTCGGTTCTGAGATGGATATGCAATTCAATTTATCGGTGTTTACAGGAAATAAATTTTGCTTATTTAATTATGCTACCGATCAGCTGGGTGGATTTGTTGATATTGATTGGTTCTCAACCGAACAATTATTTTCAGAAGATACCTTCTATAATACTTCATTCAATGGTTATAGTGAAGCAGAATTGACATTGGTTGATTTAATTGTTGATGGAGGTGATATTGAGTTGCTTACCGGTACAATGTCATCGTTTTCTGTTTTGGCTGTTTATGCTAGTGGAAGAACAGAAGATGTGACCCTTAGTGCAACATACAAAAACACAAATCCAGAACTGATAAAGGTTATTAATGGTAATATTATTGCAAATGCTGAAGGCAATGCAACCATTACTGTTGATTATAAGGGTGAATTAGGTGATCCCATATCAACAGATTTTGTTGTACAATCTACTTATTTCCCTCTAAGTGAAGGATTGTTTGATCCATCAATATGGGAAACAGGATTGTATGACGAAATGACTCAAACTTTGCAAACGGGTCAATATGGTTTTGGTGGTTGGAGATATAATAATGGTATTGATGTTTCAGCTTATAAATACTTAGTAGTTAAATTGGCATCACCTGGAGGTTGTGGCGCTTCTTTTAGGTTGTTCGACAACAATAATTATTGGTCTGATCCGGCAAGTTATAGTCTGTCGAATGAAACACAATTGGTGGTTACTCTGGATAATATGTATAATAGCTCAAATGTGGAGATTGTACCGGATCATTTGTATATTATTGGGTTTTGGTCATACGGTAGTTGTTCCATTAAAATTGAAGAGATTTACCTGACAAATAATGATGATTTCACAAATACAGGCGTAAATGAAGGAAAAATAAACAGTTGTGACCCATTTGAAATAGTGAATGTATTTAGTTTAACGGGAGTTAAGGTGAAATCTGATGTGATCAGAAAAGAAGCATTACATGGACTTCCATTAGGAATTTATATTGTTGGGGATGAAAAAGTAATGAAAGCTCATCATTACTATCAAAAGGATAATTGA
- a CDS encoding two-component regulator propeller domain-containing protein, whose protein sequence is MIKLSVTNKILNKKRFAFLVLFFIGYTSFANILSSVDFINLNEEYNTSIRETYQVCSDENGFIWISSKMGILRYSQDDIRMYSLPYETGDIITVYLSFSDGELYAYSNNGQIFRYNSIMDRFEIVVNISRILNNPYLIIYKMLIDQENTLWVASSSGLLSYDEAEGLKSIISDTDIEYIDWKDDTTFLYCEKGIVYTFNLESNIKNEYCHFPTEITPFVSSMYYNNESSDLWLGTLGNGLYRLNNIDSTNVLNRILSVPNQPILALETIKDSIILIGVDGQGVWSINKNDESIINKFKENLDNPNSLKGNGVYDIYRAPNNYVWVCTYSGGASYFSIEKSDIRKIVHVINEENSLINNDVNSLIEDSKGNLWFATNNGISKYSPGKNKWQSFYHDTEEAGQVFLSICEDNQGRIWAGSYSSGVYLIDAETGNEIGHYCEEKDGEHFASDFIFDVIKDSNGDIWIGGVRGDLICFKQAEKKFVAFKDVTVNVLYELTESKLLIGTTYGLLLFDKVSGESEVLVDGFIVYDIYVNKDNVWLATNGDGIVTYDLTKKNTKLINTENGLPSNFINSIWYANGYYWAGTEQGLCRINEEDLVVQTFRSNLNLKNVSFNQNAHFKMKNGNLMFGTNNGVLLFNPSQIEPINQQGRLFLQEIAVSGRSIRQIEKLKPNIPIDSLKYLRLSYMSNTIGIELLPVGGTTSGVKYSWMLEGLDIDWSIPGSNNVLSYSNIPSGEYTLRIRMYDNSISEIISQREIIINIIPPYWERWWFKLSIILFVVGLGTVFFLYYIDRLKKRHSEEKIRFFANTAHDIRTTLTLISGPISELSEEVGLSRKAEKYLKLVKEQTRRLSDVVTRLMDFQKVDVGKEKLILSKVDIVDFIESRVMMFEASAKRRNLNINYLTNSKECIVYIDQIVVEKIVDNLLSNAIKYSFENTQIDVSLNCTPTKWTLEVKDKGIGISKKAQKQLFKEYYRGENAINSKIVGSGIGLLMVKNYVLLHGGKISCESEPNKGSLFLVSIPIKDMKYRQLDKGLERGNNPDLMLVSDVKLEVQESKDENVLEMKVVIVEDNDYLRQFLESVLSEYYKVYCAEDGETGWAMILKNSPDLVVSDIMMPGIDGFELCKRIKSNYETSHIAVILLTALAGQEQELKGLGLGADDYLTKPFDIQILKQRIDSIIHNRELIRDKALKIIKLDDSNESLFKNELNDQFLRKMVETVRENIGNSNFSKDEFAANMNVSSSLLYKKIKSLTNQSPTDFIKTIRLDHSLELIKTQKYTITEVSEMCGFSSVGYFSTVFRKHYGKSPTQVI, encoded by the coding sequence ATGATAAAGCTGTCTGTTACGAACAAAATATTGAATAAAAAAAGATTTGCTTTTTTAGTTTTGTTTTTTATAGGTTATACTTCTTTTGCAAATATTTTATCAAGTGTTGATTTTATTAATTTAAATGAAGAGTATAACACTTCTATTAGGGAGACCTATCAAGTGTGCTCTGATGAGAATGGCTTTATTTGGATTTCTTCAAAAATGGGTATTTTAAGGTATTCCCAAGATGATATTCGAATGTATTCTTTGCCCTATGAAACAGGTGATATAATAACTGTTTACCTTAGTTTTAGTGATGGCGAGTTATATGCATATAGTAATAACGGTCAGATATTCAGGTATAATTCCATTATGGATCGATTTGAGATAGTCGTTAACATCTCGCGTATTCTTAATAATCCGTATCTTATCATCTATAAAATGTTAATTGATCAAGAAAATACATTATGGGTGGCCAGTTCCAGTGGATTATTGTCTTATGATGAAGCAGAAGGCTTGAAAAGTATAATATCAGACACTGATATAGAATATATAGATTGGAAGGATGATACAACTTTTTTATATTGTGAAAAAGGAATTGTATATACTTTTAATCTGGAAAGCAATATCAAAAATGAGTATTGTCATTTCCCTACAGAAATAACTCCTTTTGTTTCAAGTATGTATTATAATAATGAGTCATCTGATTTATGGTTAGGAACCTTAGGTAATGGACTCTATCGTCTGAATAATATTGATTCGACAAACGTTCTAAATCGTATTTTATCTGTTCCGAATCAACCGATACTTGCCTTAGAAACAATAAAAGACTCAATTATATTGATTGGAGTTGATGGACAGGGTGTTTGGAGTATAAATAAAAATGATGAATCAATTATCAATAAGTTCAAAGAGAATTTGGATAATCCTAATTCATTAAAGGGAAATGGTGTATATGACATATATCGTGCTCCGAATAATTATGTTTGGGTTTGTACCTATAGTGGAGGGGCATCTTATTTTAGTATTGAAAAATCGGATATAAGAAAAATTGTACACGTCATAAATGAAGAAAATTCGTTAATAAATAATGATGTTAATTCTTTAATTGAAGATTCCAAAGGCAATTTATGGTTTGCTACAAACAATGGGATTAGTAAGTATAGTCCTGGCAAAAATAAGTGGCAATCATTTTATCATGATACCGAAGAGGCCGGACAGGTGTTTTTATCAATATGCGAAGACAACCAAGGAAGAATCTGGGCGGGTTCATATTCTTCAGGTGTTTACTTAATTGATGCAGAAACGGGTAATGAAATAGGCCATTATTGTGAAGAAAAAGATGGAGAACATTTTGCGTCTGATTTTATCTTCGATGTTATAAAAGATTCTAATGGCGATATATGGATTGGTGGAGTAAGAGGAGATTTGATTTGTTTTAAACAGGCAGAAAAAAAATTTGTTGCTTTTAAGGACGTTACTGTCAATGTTCTGTATGAATTGACCGAATCAAAATTATTAATTGGTACAACCTATGGATTATTGTTATTTGATAAAGTATCTGGAGAATCAGAAGTATTGGTTGATGGATTTATTGTTTACGATATTTATGTAAATAAAGATAATGTTTGGTTAGCTACTAATGGAGATGGTATTGTTACATATGATCTCACTAAAAAGAATACCAAGCTAATTAATACAGAAAATGGTTTACCCTCAAATTTTATTAACAGTATCTGGTATGCAAATGGATACTATTGGGCTGGCACAGAGCAAGGACTGTGTAGAATAAATGAAGAAGATCTTGTTGTACAAACATTCAGATCAAATTTAAATTTAAAAAATGTGTCTTTTAATCAAAATGCTCATTTTAAAATGAAAAATGGCAACCTGATGTTTGGCACTAATAATGGAGTTTTATTGTTTAATCCAAGTCAAATAGAACCCATTAATCAGCAAGGTAGATTGTTTCTTCAGGAAATTGCTGTGTCGGGAAGATCCATAAGACAGATTGAGAAATTAAAACCTAATATTCCTATAGATAGTCTGAAATATTTGAGATTATCATATATGAGTAATACAATCGGAATTGAACTTTTACCAGTTGGAGGGACTACCTCAGGTGTGAAATATTCTTGGATGCTGGAAGGCTTAGATATTGATTGGAGTATACCTGGTAGTAATAATGTACTTTCATATTCTAATATTCCGAGTGGTGAATATACACTTAGAATCAGAATGTACGATAATTCAATATCCGAAATTATCAGCCAAAGAGAGATAATCATTAATATTATTCCGCCCTATTGGGAAAGATGGTGGTTTAAATTATCGATCATCTTGTTTGTGGTGGGTTTAGGCACAGTCTTCTTTCTTTACTATATTGATAGGTTAAAGAAAAGGCACTCAGAAGAAAAAATTCGGTTTTTCGCCAATACGGCTCATGATATCAGAACTACTCTTACTTTAATTAGTGGTCCTATTTCTGAATTGTCCGAAGAAGTTGGTTTAAGTAGGAAAGCAGAAAAATACCTTAAGCTTGTAAAGGAACAAACACGCAGATTATCTGATGTTGTTACCCGTTTAATGGATTTTCAAAAGGTTGATGTAGGTAAAGAAAAGCTTATTTTATCGAAGGTTGATATAGTTGATTTTATCGAATCAAGAGTTATGATGTTTGAAGCATCTGCTAAAAGAAGAAACTTAAACATTAATTATCTTACAAACTCAAAAGAGTGTATAGTTTATATTGATCAGATTGTTGTTGAAAAGATTGTTGATAATCTTTTATCCAACGCAATTAAATATTCCTTTGAAAACACTCAAATTGATGTTTCACTTAATTGTACTCCAACTAAATGGACACTTGAAGTGAAGGATAAAGGAATAGGTATTAGTAAAAAAGCACAAAAACAACTATTTAAGGAATATTATCGTGGTGAAAATGCCATTAACTCTAAAATTGTAGGATCTGGAATCGGACTCTTAATGGTGAAGAACTATGTATTGCTGCATGGTGGTAAAATTTCATGTGAAAGTGAACCTAATAAAGGCTCTTTGTTTCTGGTGAGTATTCCAATTAAAGACATGAAATATAGGCAGTTAGATAAGGGGTTAGAGCGTGGTAATAATCCCGATCTGATGTTGGTAAGTGATGTTAAGTTGGAGGTACAAGAATCGAAAGATGAGAATGTACTTGAAATGAAAGTTGTAATTGTGGAGGATAACGATTACTTAAGGCAGTTTCTGGAGTCGGTGCTGAGTGAATATTACAAAGTTTACTGTGCTGAAGATGGGGAGACAGGCTGGGCAATGATCTTGAAAAATTCTCCCGACTTGGTAGTGTCTGATATAATGATGCCGGGTATTGATGGATTTGAATTGTGTAAAAGAATAAAATCAAATTATGAAACTTCACACATAGCAGTTATTTTACTTACAGCATTGGCGGGGCAAGAACAGGAGTTGAAAGGGTTAGGTTTAGGAGCTGATGATTATTTAACTAAACCTTTTGATATACAGATTTTAAAGCAAAGAATCGATTCCATAATTCATAACAGAGAGTTAATAAGAGATAAGGCGTTAAAAATAATCAAGCTGGATGACTCAAATGAATCGTTGTTTAAGAATGAATTGAATGATCAGTTCTTAAGAAAGATGGTTGAAACAGTTAGGGAAAATATTGGTAATTCAAACTTCTCAAAAGATGAGTTTGCTGCTAATATGAATGTAAGTTCTTCTTTGTTGTACAAGAAAATCAAGTCTTTAACTAATCAGTCTCCAACTGATTTTATTAAAACTATTCGTTTAGATCATTCTTTAGAGTTGATAAAAACACAAAAATATACTATAACAGAGGTCAGCGAGATGTGCGGATTCTCAAGTGTTGGTTACTTTAGTACAGTGTTCAGAAAGCATTATGGTAAATCACCAACACAGGTAATTTAG